The DNA window TAGTACGCCCGGTCTTTTTCACCGTCATGCCGACAGTTGCATTCCGTGCATTCGTCGTCGGCGTGTACGAACTAAGAGCCATCTGGCTTGTCGGGTTGATGCCGGACCCAATATTGGCGATTGCGCAATCAACCACATTGCTTGCATTACGCTTCATCACGATCTTCACGAAGCTATTGAGCGTGCCGACCTGTCCGGACGGACCGCAATTGAACTCATACCGACCTGGCTGATCGATCTTTTCACCGATCTTCGCGCTATTCTCGCGGGCGAATACATGGTTGTTGCTCAGCAAGTAGAACGTATTGTTCACGTTGTTCTTGACAACGCAGCCGATCGTCCCGGCAGCGCACTCATTATCGTTGCCAACGCTCACTCCGCTCCACATCGGAGCACGATACGTGCCGGTGAATTGTAGTGCACGTACTTCGCCGACATACTCCGTTCGGGTGCGCACACCTTCGATGTTCTGCGGAACGCCACGAACACCGTGATCGCTAGCGAACACGACAATCGCGGGCGAGCCGTCGTCGTTGACACCGACACCGGCGCCGACAACGCTTGGAAGTGCGAGTAATTCATCTTCGTGACGGGCTTTAATATCCGTCACACGATCGACATCCGCTTGGGGTAATTGGATGTGTGCTGCCATCGGCTGCACAGACGACGGATTCTGGCCGTCACCATTCGGCGTATTACATCCGCCGAGCATAGACGCGAGCATCATAACGGCGACGAGCGCCGATGCTCTGAACGAACGTGATTTCATTAGGGTCATTCGTAGTTTCCTCCGAGATCAAATAAGAGAAGTCAGTCGCGAGGAGGTCAGGGGGCTCCTCTGACAGAACATAGTGTCCCAATATAATCACTTTACGCACGATTTGGAGCCCGCGAGCGACATTTTTCTGGCGGCATGGAACGGCACATCCTTCTATGAATGTGTTATAATATATTCGATTCATGGCAGTTACTAGAGACCAGACAAGCGTGTTGGCAGACCCTCAATCCAAGGAAAAAACTCGTGAAATCACCACACCCCGACGGGTGTTTTACCGCCTTACACTGTTTAGACAAACGGCGAGCATCACATCGACCGCTATGCCGTGCCCAGAACAATGGCAAAGAAAATCACACTTCAAGAGATCGACTGGACTGCAGTCGCACGGACCGTACTGACCTCACGAGCGATCGACACGATCGAAGAGACGGAGCTCGTTCCGCAGGGGTTGGTCACCTATCAATTCTCCGCACGCGGTCACGACATGATCCAGGCCATCCTGAGCGAGCAGATCACACACCCGCACGATGGCGCAACCGTGTACTACCGCTCACGTCCGTTCGTGCTTGGACAAGGGCTCACGCCGGAAGAATCGATGGCCGCATCGATGGCGCGCAGCGGCGGAGTGCATGGCGGGCGCGATATCGGGGTCGTACACTTCCTTCGTCCGCGCGGACGCGGAACAGTGCTTCCGGCATCGGGCGACGTCGGCGCGCAATACTCGCCGGCGATCGGCTGGGCACAGTCGATCCTTTACCACGCAACTGTTCTCGGCGACGAATCGTACAAAGGCGCGATCGCCGTTGCGCTTGGCGGCGACGGCTCCGTTGCGGCAAACGGGTTCTGGGCAGCGCTCAATGCGGCGACGACGCAGAAACTTCCGCTGCTATTCTTCATCGAGAATAATGGATATGGCATCTCGGTGACCGGCGACTATCAAACGCCAGGCGCGAACATTGCGAAAAATCTCGCTTCGTTCGGCAATCTGAAGATCTTCGACGGCGACGGTACCGATCCGCAGCAGGCGAGCAAGTTGATCACCGATGCCGTTTCGTATGTTCGTTCATGGAGCGGTCCGGCACTGATTCATCTAACCATTCCCCGACTCGAGGGTCATTCGTTCGTCGATACACAGAGCTACAAATCGAAGGAGTTACTCGAACAAGAGCGTGCGAACGATCCGCTGGAAAAACTCAAGAAGTTCGTGCAGGGGCGGATCATGAGCCAGAAGCAGTGGGAAACGCTTGAGGCAGAAGTGACATCCGAAGTCGCTGCCGCGCGCGACCGCGCAAAGGCATCGCCAGTGCCCGACACGTCCACGGTGATGCAGCATGTATTCAGCATGTCGCAGCCCCAGATCAATCCGACAAAGGACGAAGGCGTACGCATGAATTTGCAGGATGCCGTGCGCAAGACGCTCGAAGTCGAACTTGCACGGAATCCGAAGCTATTGATCTTCGGTGAAGATGTCGGCGCAAAAGGCGGCGTCCATGGCGCGACGGTCGATCTGCAGCACAAATTCGGGAAAGATCGTGTCTTCGACACGTCGCTTTCGGAAGAAGGCATTATCGGTCGCTCGGTTGGTATGGCCTTTAGCGGTCTCAAGCCGGTACCTGAGATTCAATTCCGCAAGTATGCCGATCCGGCAACCGAACAGATCAACGATGCCGGCACCGTTCGCTGGCGCACGCGTTCCGAGTTCGTTGCAGATATGGTCGTGCGCATTCCGGCAGGATATGCAAAGAAGACCGGCGATCCGTGGCATTCCGTTAGCGGCGAGGCGGCATTTGCACACCAGATCGGTTGGCGCATTGCGTTCCCGTCGAATGCCGAAGACGCCGTCGGTCTTCTGCGAACCGCACTGCGTTCGAGCGATCCGACGTTCTTCTTCGAGCACCGAGCGCTGCTCGACACACCGCAAGGTCGCGCGAATTATCCCGGCGATGAATTCATGGTACCGTTTGGCAAAGCCCGAATTGTCCGCGAAGGCACCGACGTTACGATCGTCGCATGGGGAGCAATGGTCTCCCGAGCGGAAGAAGCGGCAACGGCTTCGGGCGCATCGGTGGAAGTGATCGATCTTCGCACCGTCATGCCGTGGGACAAAGCGGCCGTGCTTGCATCGGTTCATAAGACGAGCAAAGTGATCGTACTCTGCGAAGACAACTGGACGGCGAACATGGCCGCAGAGATCGCAGCAACGATCACTCAGGAGGCGTTCGAAGCGCTCGATGCTCCGGTAGAACGTCTTTCAACGCCGGACGTACCGATCCCCTACAATGTCGGATTGATGGATGTAGTACTGCCAAGCGTAGAGAAGATCACCGAGACAATAGCGAAGCTCGTTCGGTATTAGAACAGGTACGCCGCACCAAAGCGGTGTACGTCCGAGATCGCCGGGCCCATGGCGCTCAGGGAGTAGTCGATATGGAGCTTCTGGAATACCATTCCGAAGCCGAAGGAGAAGCCGCCCATCCCGAGGCCGGAGGGCGTTTCGAGATCGCGACGTTTCTGGTTTTCATACCCGAAACGCAGACGGACGACTTTGCTGACGGTGAACTCACCGCCGATCGAAAAATCATTCAACGCGTACCAGAAATTGCGGCCCTCTCGGTCGCGCGTCAGGTTGCGAAACGCAAGATGAACGGTCAGCGGCAACCGCTCCAGCTTCTTCGATACGCCGACTTCGAGATTGAACGGAAGGTTCTCCATCACTCCGTTATAGCTCGAGAGCTGCTTGCCGATATTGAGAGCAGATGCACCGATCGTCAGCAGTAACGGCTTGCTTTCGTAAAACACACCGAGATCCGCAGCAAGCCCCGATGCACTATACGAACCCGACACGAGCGTCGACGAAATGTATTTCACCGTCACGCCATAGCGGACCGGCTGCTCGGGGATAATCGAAGAATATGCCGCCGAGAGCACGACATCGGACGCCGAGAACGTACTCGTTGCCTGCCCGAGTGCATCAGCGCCTTGGAAGGTGCCATAATCCATATACACTGCCCCGAAGCCGATCCACGCATCCGACCCCAAAAATTCCGGTGCCGGCTGACTATAGACGAGGTATCCCTTCGACATCCCTTGGTCTGCCCCGACAGGCAGTGTTGTATAACCGACGGAGATCAACGACCCGGGAGCCGAAGAATCTCGTTTCGTCTGGGTCGAAAGCGCAGCAGGATTCGTGAATAATGTCGTCGGGTCGTCCTTCATCGCCACAAAGGTATTCCCCAGTGCCGCAGCCCGTGGGCTGACCGCCGTGGTGAGGATATCGAATACCTTGGCACGACCGGAATTCTCATCCCCGCCGATCGTCGACGCAGTTTGAGCAAATGCAACACTTCCAAGCGTCGTCACCAGGACGAGAACGCTTGCGGCAGAGTGGACGATATGACGCATTTTCAGCAAGTTGTACTTACTACACCCGAACCTCCATGTGAGTTTCACTACTGGTGGGGTAATAATCCGGTTACTCGAGCCGCAAACCGGTATGAATCTTCAGTCCACAGTAGCCGTGGACGTAGTGAATCGTCTCAACTAACCGTTTAGCTGTCATTCTGAGCAATGCGAAGAATCCCTCGATGAAACCCAGTGAGGTACCGCCACAGAGATTCTTCGCATTGCTCAGAATGACACCCGCGTAAACCGTTCAAACGGAACCACTCCCCGCCACCGCGAGTCCGCACGAAAAACGCGGAAAGTTTGTATTACAAACTTGGAAGGAGTCGTACTATTATGAAGAGTAAGCGCTCAGTGGTCGTCGTAGCTTTTTTCCTCGTTGCAGCGATGGGGATTTTCCTGTTTGCACGCCCCAAAGCAGAGGACATGAAAACCACCGTTATCGAAGAACAACAACCGGCCAATGACTTCTCATTGCAGGACCTTAACGGTAAGACCGTTAAACTCTCGGACTTCCGAGGAAAGACCGTCGTGTTGAATTTCTGGGCAACATGGTGCGGCCCGTGCCGGAAAGAGATTCCGGATTTCATCGATCTCCAAAATCAATACGGGAAGGACGGCCTGCAATTTATCGGCATTGCCATCGATCAGGAAGGAGCCTCGGTCATCAAGCCGTTTGCCGAGAATGCGAAAATGAACTACCCGGTGCTTGTCGGCAACGACGAAGTATTCGCAAAGTTCGGCGGCAGTAATGCGATTCCCGTGACGCTCTTGATCGACAAGAAAGGCACCATCCGCAATACCTACGTCGGGGCCAAGCCGAAGCAAGCGGTCGAAGACATGGTATTGGCGCTGATGCGCGAGAAATAATCGAGCGCACTCGCAATCCGATTAGCATGAAGCGATTCCTGCGGCGATTCTTCGAGCGCATCACGCGCGCCTTGCGCAGTAATCGGTGGCGTCGTTCGAAATTCGTTCGGCTGACGATCGGTATCGGCTTGACGCTCGTGCTTGCCGTGCTGTTCCCGCAAGCACAATCGCCGCAGAATGTGACCG is part of the Bacteroidota bacterium genome and encodes:
- a CDS encoding pyruvate dehydrogenase, with the protein product MAKKITLQEIDWTAVARTVLTSRAIDTIEETELVPQGLVTYQFSARGHDMIQAILSEQITHPHDGATVYYRSRPFVLGQGLTPEESMAASMARSGGVHGGRDIGVVHFLRPRGRGTVLPASGDVGAQYSPAIGWAQSILYHATVLGDESYKGAIAVALGGDGSVAANGFWAALNAATTQKLPLLFFIENNGYGISVTGDYQTPGANIAKNLASFGNLKIFDGDGTDPQQASKLITDAVSYVRSWSGPALIHLTIPRLEGHSFVDTQSYKSKELLEQERANDPLEKLKKFVQGRIMSQKQWETLEAEVTSEVAAARDRAKASPVPDTSTVMQHVFSMSQPQINPTKDEGVRMNLQDAVRKTLEVELARNPKLLIFGEDVGAKGGVHGATVDLQHKFGKDRVFDTSLSEEGIIGRSVGMAFSGLKPVPEIQFRKYADPATEQINDAGTVRWRTRSEFVADMVVRIPAGYAKKTGDPWHSVSGEAAFAHQIGWRIAFPSNAEDAVGLLRTALRSSDPTFFFEHRALLDTPQGRANYPGDEFMVPFGKARIVREGTDVTIVAWGAMVSRAEEAATASGASVEVIDLRTVMPWDKAAVLASVHKTSKVIVLCEDNWTANMAAEIAATITQEAFEALDAPVERLSTPDVPIPYNVGLMDVVLPSVEKITETIAKLVRY
- a CDS encoding PorV/PorQ family protein, producing MRHIVHSAASVLVLVTTLGSVAFAQTASTIGGDENSGRAKVFDILTTAVSPRAAALGNTFVAMKDDPTTLFTNPAALSTQTKRDSSAPGSLISVGYTTLPVGADQGMSKGYLVYSQPAPEFLGSDAWIGFGAVYMDYGTFQGADALGQATSTFSASDVVLSAAYSSIIPEQPVRYGVTVKYISSTLVSGSYSASGLAADLGVFYESKPLLLTIGASALNIGKQLSSYNGVMENLPFNLEVGVSKKLERLPLTVHLAFRNLTRDREGRNFWYALNDFSIGGEFTVSKVVRLRFGYENQKRRDLETPSGLGMGGFSFGFGMVFQKLHIDYSLSAMGPAISDVHRFGAAYLF
- a CDS encoding TlpA family protein disulfide reductase, with translation MKSKRSVVVVAFFLVAAMGIFLFARPKAEDMKTTVIEEQQPANDFSLQDLNGKTVKLSDFRGKTVVLNFWATWCGPCRKEIPDFIDLQNQYGKDGLQFIGIAIDQEGASVIKPFAENAKMNYPVLVGNDEVFAKFGGSNAIPVTLLIDKKGTIRNTYVGAKPKQAVEDMVLALMREK